A single genomic interval of Aedes aegypti strain LVP_AGWG chromosome 1, AaegL5.0 Primary Assembly, whole genome shotgun sequence harbors:
- the LOC5573433 gene encoding thioredoxin domain-containing protein 9 gives MEQVLQNSLITAAVQLEKQLDNELSRLDSLGGEDLEKLREQRIKELKKQANQRQEWKNNGHGEYCELADEKEFFEVSKKSANIVCHFYRDSTPRCRIVDMHLKILATKHIEAKFCKVNAEKCPFLTQRLRIKVIPSIALIKDSKTKDYIVGFTDLGNCDDFSTEMLEWRIAQSGAIEYNGDLLTPPDDKKKKKTNYSAKKTIRGGYDSDDSDIDFDD, from the exons ATGGAGCAAGTGCTGCAGAACTCATTGATTACTGCTGCCGTTCAGTTGGAGAAACAATTGGACAACGAACTGTCGAGATTGGACAGTCTCGGCGGGGAAGATCTGGAAAAGCTTCGCGAGCAGAGAATCAAAGAGCTGAAGAAACAGGCCAATCAGCGGCAAGAGTGGAAGAATAAC GGTCACGGCGAGTACTGCGAGTTGGCGGACGAAAAGGAGTTCTTCGAGGTAAGTAAAAAATCTGCCAACATCGTGTGCCACTTCTACCGGGATTCGACGCCCCGCTGCCGAATCGTTGACATGCACCTCAAAATTCTGGCCACCAAACACATCGAGGCCAAGTTTTGCAAAGTGAACGCCGAAAAGTGTCCCTTCCTGACGCAACGGCTGAGGATTAAGGTCATCCCGAGCATAGCCCTGATCAAGGACAGCAAAACGAAGGACTACATCGTGGGCTTCACAGATCTGGGCAACTGCGACGATTTCAGCACCGAGATGCTGGAGTGGCGCATCGCACAATCCGGAGCCATCGAATACAAC GGAGACCTGCTGACACCTCCGGAtgacaagaaaaagaagaagaccaACTACAGCGCAAAAAAGACCATCCGCGGTGGGTACGATTCGGACGATTCCGATATCGACTTTGACGATTAA